One Oncorhynchus masou masou isolate Uvic2021 chromosome 18, UVic_Omas_1.1, whole genome shotgun sequence DNA window includes the following coding sequences:
- the LOC135504499 gene encoding tyrosine-protein phosphatase non-receptor type 11-like isoform X1: MTSRRWFHPNITGIEAEQLLLTRGVHGSFLARPSKSNPGDFTLSVRRSDEVTHIKIQNSGDYYDLYGGEKFATLAELVQYYTEQHDLLRERNGDVIELKYPLNCKDPTSERWYHGHLSGRDAEKLLTDKGKPGSFLVRESQSKPGDFVLSVLTNEEKHENVDRKTKVTHVMIRYQQDGKYDVGGGERFDTLADLVDHYKKNPMVEKSGIVVHLKQPFNATRINAANIENRVKELNKVADNSEKPKQGFWEEFEVLQQQECKLLYPRKEGQTAENKSKNRYKNILPFDTTRVEIREADADVPGSDYINANYIRSMHEEGCHVEEGKVFIATQGCLQNTVVDFWKMVYQENTHVIVMTTKEMERGRNKCVRYWPDLNATKEFGKVCVKNVEERPAQDYILRELEVTRLDRREPMRYIWHYQYLSWPDHGVPNEPGGVLSFLEQVNRTQSTIRDTGPIVVHCSAGIGRTGTIIVIDILIDIINRQGLDCDIDIPKTIQRVRQQRSGMVQTEAQYKFIYMAVQQYIDTAQKRLEEEQRNKTKEREYSNIKYPQMTNARSKPNMTCVSRSSSVVTNDDPSAVYENLNIKNPSTSGNSSNTRK, from the exons gcggAGTGATGAGGTCACCCATATTAAGATCCAGAATTCAGGGGACTACTACGACCTCTATGGAGGGGAGAAGTTTGCCACGCTGGCAGAGCTGGTGCAGTACTACACAGAGCAGCACGACCTCctcagagagaggaatggagacgTCATCGAGCTCAAGTACCCACTCAACTGCAAAGACCCCACCTCCGagag GTGGTACCACGGGCACCTCTCTGGTCGCGACGCTGAGAAGCTGCTTACGGACAAGGGCAAGCCTGGCAGTTTCCTGGTGCGTGAGAGCCAGAGTAAACCAGGTGACTTCGTGCTCTCTGTCCTCACCAACGAGGAGAAGCATGAAAATGTGGACCGCAAGACCAAGGTTACCCACGTCATGATCCGATACCAG CAGGATGGGAAGTATGACGTGGGCGGAGGAGAGAGGTTTGACACGCTAGCTGACCTGGTGGATCACTACAAGAAGAACCCCATGGTGGAGAAGAGTGGAATTGTTGTTCACCTCAAACAG CCCTTCAATGCCACCAGAATAAATGCAGCCAACATTGAGAACAGGGTAAAGGAGCTCAACAAAGTGGCAGACAACTCCGAGAAGCCCAAACAAGGGTTCTGGGAAGAGTTTGAG GTGCTACAGCAGCAGGAGTGTAAGCTCCTCTACCCCAGGAAAgaaggacagacagcagagaacaagAGTAAAAACCGATACAAGAACATCCTCCCTT TCGACACTACGCGGGTGGAGATCAGGGAAGCAGATGCAGATGTGCCTGGCTCAGACTACATCAATGCCAACTACATCAGA AGTATGCAtgaagagggctgtcatgtggaGGAGGGCAAGGTGTTCATCGCCACCCAGGGCTGCCTTCAGAACACTGTGGTGGACTTCTGGAAGATGGTCTACCAGGAGAACACGCACGTCATTGTCATGACCaccaaggagatggagagaggacgg AACAAGTGTGTGCGCTACTGGCCTGACCTCAACGCCACTAAGGAGTTTGGGAAAGTGTGTGTGAAGAACGTGGAGGAGCGTCCGGCTCAGGACTACATCCTGAGGGAACTGGAGGTGACGCGTTTGGACCGG AGGGAGCCGATGAGGTATATCTGGCACTACCAGTACCTGAGTTGGCCTGACCACGGTGTTCCCAACGAGCCTGGGGGCGTGCTCAGCTTCCTGGAGCAGGTCAACCGCACGCAGAGCACCATTCGAGACACCGGGCCCATTGTGGTCCACTGCAG TGCAGGAATCGGGAGAACAGGCACCATCATTGTCATTGATATTCTCATTGACATCATCAACAGACAAG GATTAGACTGTGACATCGACATCCCTAAGACCATCCAGAGGGTTCGTCAGCAGCGGTCAGGCATGGTGCAGACAGAGGCCCAGTATAAGTTCATCTACATGGCTGTCCAGCAGTACATTGACACGGCACAGAAGAGACTGGAGGAGGAGCAG AGAAATAAGACAAAGGAGAGGGAGTACTCCAATATCAAATACCCCCAGATGACCAACGCTCGGTCAAAACCCAACATGACCTGTGTGTCACGCTCCTCCTCTGT GGTGACGAACGACGACCCGTCCGCTGTGTATGAGAACCTGAACATCAAGAACCCAAGTACCTCTGGGAACAGCAGTAACACCAGGAAGTAA
- the LOC135504499 gene encoding tyrosine-protein phosphatase non-receptor type 11-like isoform X2, with the protein MTSRRWFHPNITGIEAEQLLLTRGVHGSFLARPSKSNPGDFTLSVRRSDEVTHIKIQNSGDYYDLYGGEKFATLAELVQYYTEQHDLLRERNGDVIELKYPLNCKDPTSERWYHGHLSGRDAEKLLTDKGKPGSFLVRESQSKPGDFVLSVLTNEEKHENVDRKTKVTHVMIRYQDGKYDVGGGERFDTLADLVDHYKKNPMVEKSGIVVHLKQPFNATRINAANIENRVKELNKVADNSEKPKQGFWEEFEVLQQQECKLLYPRKEGQTAENKSKNRYKNILPFDTTRVEIREADADVPGSDYINANYIRSMHEEGCHVEEGKVFIATQGCLQNTVVDFWKMVYQENTHVIVMTTKEMERGRNKCVRYWPDLNATKEFGKVCVKNVEERPAQDYILRELEVTRLDRREPMRYIWHYQYLSWPDHGVPNEPGGVLSFLEQVNRTQSTIRDTGPIVVHCSAGIGRTGTIIVIDILIDIINRQGLDCDIDIPKTIQRVRQQRSGMVQTEAQYKFIYMAVQQYIDTAQKRLEEEQRNKTKEREYSNIKYPQMTNARSKPNMTCVSRSSSVVTNDDPSAVYENLNIKNPSTSGNSSNTRK; encoded by the exons gcggAGTGATGAGGTCACCCATATTAAGATCCAGAATTCAGGGGACTACTACGACCTCTATGGAGGGGAGAAGTTTGCCACGCTGGCAGAGCTGGTGCAGTACTACACAGAGCAGCACGACCTCctcagagagaggaatggagacgTCATCGAGCTCAAGTACCCACTCAACTGCAAAGACCCCACCTCCGagag GTGGTACCACGGGCACCTCTCTGGTCGCGACGCTGAGAAGCTGCTTACGGACAAGGGCAAGCCTGGCAGTTTCCTGGTGCGTGAGAGCCAGAGTAAACCAGGTGACTTCGTGCTCTCTGTCCTCACCAACGAGGAGAAGCATGAAAATGTGGACCGCAAGACCAAGGTTACCCACGTCATGATCCGATACCAG GATGGGAAGTATGACGTGGGCGGAGGAGAGAGGTTTGACACGCTAGCTGACCTGGTGGATCACTACAAGAAGAACCCCATGGTGGAGAAGAGTGGAATTGTTGTTCACCTCAAACAG CCCTTCAATGCCACCAGAATAAATGCAGCCAACATTGAGAACAGGGTAAAGGAGCTCAACAAAGTGGCAGACAACTCCGAGAAGCCCAAACAAGGGTTCTGGGAAGAGTTTGAG GTGCTACAGCAGCAGGAGTGTAAGCTCCTCTACCCCAGGAAAgaaggacagacagcagagaacaagAGTAAAAACCGATACAAGAACATCCTCCCTT TCGACACTACGCGGGTGGAGATCAGGGAAGCAGATGCAGATGTGCCTGGCTCAGACTACATCAATGCCAACTACATCAGA AGTATGCAtgaagagggctgtcatgtggaGGAGGGCAAGGTGTTCATCGCCACCCAGGGCTGCCTTCAGAACACTGTGGTGGACTTCTGGAAGATGGTCTACCAGGAGAACACGCACGTCATTGTCATGACCaccaaggagatggagagaggacgg AACAAGTGTGTGCGCTACTGGCCTGACCTCAACGCCACTAAGGAGTTTGGGAAAGTGTGTGTGAAGAACGTGGAGGAGCGTCCGGCTCAGGACTACATCCTGAGGGAACTGGAGGTGACGCGTTTGGACCGG AGGGAGCCGATGAGGTATATCTGGCACTACCAGTACCTGAGTTGGCCTGACCACGGTGTTCCCAACGAGCCTGGGGGCGTGCTCAGCTTCCTGGAGCAGGTCAACCGCACGCAGAGCACCATTCGAGACACCGGGCCCATTGTGGTCCACTGCAG TGCAGGAATCGGGAGAACAGGCACCATCATTGTCATTGATATTCTCATTGACATCATCAACAGACAAG GATTAGACTGTGACATCGACATCCCTAAGACCATCCAGAGGGTTCGTCAGCAGCGGTCAGGCATGGTGCAGACAGAGGCCCAGTATAAGTTCATCTACATGGCTGTCCAGCAGTACATTGACACGGCACAGAAGAGACTGGAGGAGGAGCAG AGAAATAAGACAAAGGAGAGGGAGTACTCCAATATCAAATACCCCCAGATGACCAACGCTCGGTCAAAACCCAACATGACCTGTGTGTCACGCTCCTCCTCTGT GGTGACGAACGACGACCCGTCCGCTGTGTATGAGAACCTGAACATCAAGAACCCAAGTACCTCTGGGAACAGCAGTAACACCAGGAAGTAA